A genome region from Eschrichtius robustus isolate mEscRob2 chromosome 4, mEscRob2.pri, whole genome shotgun sequence includes the following:
- the CCNG2 gene encoding cyclin-G2: MKDLGAEYLAGREGVQLFGLLNLYLEQEQRFQPREKGLSLIEATPENDNTLCPRLRNAKVEDLRSLTNFFGSCTETFVLAVNILDRFLALMKVKPKHLSCIGVCCFLLAARIVEEECNIPSTLDVIRISQCKCTASDIKRMEKIISEKLHYELEATTALNFLHLYHTIVLCHTSERKEILSLDKLEAQLKACCCRLIFSKAKPSVLALCLLNLEVETLKSIELLEILLLVKKHSKVNDSEFVYWRELVSKCLAEYSSPECCKPDLKKLVWIVSRRTAQNLHNSYYSVPELPTIPEVGCFDESESEDSCEDMSCGEESLSSSPHGDQECTFFFSFKVAQTLCFPS; the protein is encoded by the exons ATGAAGGATTTGGGGGCAGAGTACTTGGCCGGTCGTGAAGGGGTCCAGCTCTTCGGATTGTTGAACCTCTACCTAGAACAGGAACAGAGATTCCAACCTCGAGAAAAAGGGCTGAGCTTGATCGAGGCTACCCCGGAG AATGATAACACTTTGTGTCCAAGATTGAGAAATGCCAAAGTAGAAGATTTAAGGAGTTTAACCAACTTTTTTGGATCTTGCACTGAAACTTTTGTCCTGGCTGTCAATATTTTGGACAGATTCTTGGCTCTTATGAAG gTGAAACCTAAACATTTGTCTTGCATTGGAGTCTGTTGTTTTTTGCTGGCTGCTAGAATAGTTGAAGAAGAATGCAATATTCCGTCTACTCTTGATGTAATCCGGATTAGCCAATGTAAATGTACTGCTTCTGACATAAAACggatggaaaaaataatttcagaaaaattGCACTATGAATTGGAAGCTACTACTGCCTTAAACTTTTTGCACTTATACCATACTATAGTACTTTGTCATACTTCAGAAAG GAAAGAAATACTGAGCCTTGATAAACTGGAAGCTCAGCTGAAAGCTTGCTGCTGCAGACTTATCttttcaaaagcaaaa ccATCTGTATTAGCTTTGTGCCTTCTCAATTTGGAAGTAGAAACTTTGAAATCCATTGAATTATTGGAAATTCTCCTGCTTGTTAAAAAACATTCCAAG gttaATGACTCCGAGTTTGTTTACTGGAGGGAGTTAGTTTCTAAATGCCTAGCTGAATATTCTTCTCCTGAATGTTGCAAACCAGATCTTAAGAAGTTGGTTTGGATTGTTTCAAGGCGCACAGCCCAGAACCTCCACAATAGCTACTATAGTGTTCCTGAGTTGCCCACAATACCGGAGGTGGGGTGTTTTGATGAAAGTGAAAG cGAGGACTCCTGTGAAGATATGAGTTGTGGAGAAGAGAGCCTCAGCAGCTCCCCTCACGGTGATCAGGAGTGCACGTTCTTCTTCAGCTTCAAAGTGGCACAGACACTGTGCTTTCCGTCTTAG